The following nucleotide sequence is from Pseudoliparis swirei isolate HS2019 ecotype Mariana Trench chromosome 7, NWPU_hadal_v1, whole genome shotgun sequence.
TAAGAATTACACAGAACTTATTTTCAAATAATTACAGCATTTGCAGCATAGGCTACAGCTATATGTTACACAATTTAGGCAATCCACAATCCACAATTCCTGAGGTATAACAGTCAATCGCAAATGCCAAAGACAAGGCAGTTTAATCAGGCACTTTATTTTTCAGCActtttcatctctttttttaaattaagctaaatgaagagacagagaaaccGGCACACTTAAGCACACATGAAAACtccttatttatatttatatatatatatatatatactgattaGTTTCTTTCCCACTGTGTATAATCCTCTGTTAAGACAGTTGGTTGATTCTTTGTGTTCCCGTTGGCTCCAGATATGAAGGCATTACATAACAGTGAGAGATGTTAAGCCTCTCTGTGAAGTACACATTTGGCAGTTTAAAGTACAGCTTCTCTGCTCAATCAATGCCGCAGCTTTCATCGTACAATGCGCTCTGTCCTTGTACCTGCTGTTGTGTCCAGTGGACAAATCCACTTTGGCATATCAAATCCAAAATCACAAATACACTGCTCAACTCTCTCAAAGTACAATCGCATCGTAGAAACAagaatagatgtttatattttgCGTGCACAATAAATGGAGTATTTTAAAAGAGAAAATCTGTGTGTTTTCTACAACAGGTTGCAATTATCATAACAATAAGTGATATTTTGCCTCATTATtatacacacatgacacagaaaGACCACTttcctaataaatatgtattcaattaacAGATCAATTTTTGTGGAATTATGTTTGCATTAAAAACAAGCCAGTGGGGTTGTTTCCCCATGGTGAAAAAAGATTACAAACATAATGAAGCGGTGAAATGATGCTTATATGTTTCATCCGTGCTTGTTGGTTGCTGTGTATTTGCATCTCGTTAGGGTATATCGCCTTATCTTACCTGCTGAAAAAGCAATTACCTGTCTCAGCTGCCTATGCAGTGAGGCAGGCTGCTGAGTTTGAAAGATACTGAAATCAATATATCTGCAACGGAAGAAACATTTCCTGTCATTAAGGCAACAAACCAGAACCGAGCATTTCAATGTTGGCTTTTGCAGTGGCATTAATTTGCATGGATGCCCTATATGGCTGAGACTTCGACACACATCTTAAGAGAAAAGAGGCTCCGATTCCAACCATCAGAACAGGTAAAGGCAAACAGCATCATGCTTCATTGTTTGCCCACCCGTGAAGTGGTATGTAGCTTTAGACTAATTCAAAATGGAAACTGCTACTTCATGTGTCGGCATATTCTCGGAGCAGTTTGTTTCCGTAAAATGTGGTGAAAAAACTCAGATGACATTGTAAAATAAAGGTGATGAAACCCCTCATGTGAAGAGTCCTGCAGCAGTGAGCTCTCCACCCACACAGAAATACAGCTTATATGAAATGCAGATCAAGAGAAAAGAACTCTTGGCTGATTTGCAAAAGACAAGATAAGTTAAAAGTACTTTAACTGTAACCATCCTGTAAGGCAGTACAAATACAAGCAAAGCATGAACTACAAATCAGGGGAATTTCCTCCACATGTGGCTCAACGAGCCCCCCGAAGAATGAGTTGTATCAGTCTTtgcaaacatatttaaaatgtttaaaacctAGTTGCACAGCCGCACCAGGGTACAACCCACATGCCACATTTCTATAATTTCTGAAACATTTCGGGTTTAAAGGTAAAACAGCTGCACGACGGGGAGATTGCATGATATTTAAGTGGTATAATAGTTCAACCTTTTATTGAACTTCAGTTGTGGTGATATGTGCATTAGCTTTCATAAAGACAGACCTAATTATCTCACCCCACTCCGAACAGGACTCTCATTATGGCCTAAACGCTGCTCTCTAACTGTTCAGTGTCATACCCCAGGGTCATAAGGGGGCGACTGCTGCTGTCTTCTCACCacgccatacacacacacacacacacacaaaaacacacagacatacacacaacacaccaacacacacacacaaacacacacacacacagagggctcAGTGTGCTTAGCTGCTGCTCTTCTCTACAGGCTTTATGGTCTAGTGGCACGGATTATCTAACATGGCAACATTCACTGCCCCCCTCTCTGACCGATGACAGTCTCATCTATGATCTGATTAATAAATCATAACTGCAGATGTCACTTGAGCACCATTGTGATTTGTATTGGGAAGTACTTTGCACCAATATTTTGCAGGGAAATCTCATTGAAATCCTAAATCCAACGTGTCAGCAAAAATGACCGACAAGACAAAGTAAATAATACACGTAATGACTTCAACAAAGGGCAGCAGGGTTACCTACAGATCCATTACTCCAGTCTTATTCTGAGCCCATTCATTTAGAATGGTTTTAAGTAAAATGATTGCAGTTTTGTCTGCTCTTGTGTATTgtcttaaaattaaaaatacaagTGAGAAGATGGGACAAATAAGGGGGAAAGTAATTTGGtggacaaagaaagaaatatgcaGCGGTGATCCTGAGTTGGTGTCAGCTAGTGAGAGCAGCCAACAAGCGGCCACAGAGCACCACGCGATATAAGTCAGGAAACTGGCATCATTACTTGAGGAAAGGGCAAATTTCTCCTCTGTTATTGTCAGTAACAGGTACAGAGAAGATGGCAGCAGGTGCATGTCTGCACAATCAATTATTTTAGAAGACCTTGGTGGCTTATACAATGGTTTTTGGGATCCAATTGAACTCCATGTGTGCACAGTTATTTAGTAATATTGATGCGTTATAAAGtcgccattaaaaaaaaaatgtatctgttTAATTCTCTTTAAACAAAAACGAAGTTCAATTGTATCCTGGGTATTTATAGAGATCATGTTTAGCAGAGGCTTTTTAAGAATTCTGTGAACAAATGCATCAGGAAATTGAACCAGAAGAGAACATAACATGCAGCATAATGCCCAGCGATAATACATGCAGTGAAAAATAACAGGAATATGAAATACAAATGAATGGTTTCAGGGCTTATATTCCTCCGGAGTGCCACAGTATGGCCTTCATCTGCAACAATGCGACTTGCAGTCAAGGTCATTCAGCGTACCAATGATCACTTGAGACTTGAGCCTATTATTGATACTGCCAGCACATATAATAAGATATGCACTTACTTTATTATTTCTGCTCTTAAACAGAGCGGCGTATTTCATGAGTCTTTACTACTTATGGGCATGACTACACACACCGCTCTGCCAGAAAGCTAAAACCACAATGATCCACTATTGTGCAGATTCAAGGAAATAAGCTATCTGAATTCTGCCTGCAGGAGAGTCGATATTTGTCTAGGTGATGGTACAATTTTCCACAGACCATCAGGGGAATATAAAAAATACCATTTGAAAATAATGGACACCTGAATATTacagcagctttaattattaatttCCTGAGAATTGTCAGCAAATGTaaattgtttgtgttttctctaTTTCAAGGTCAGTCACAGGCTACATTGTTGCTGTGCTGGACGAGAGAGACGACAACATCTGGCAGAGATAACACATTGTCAACTGACATTTGAAGGGGTTCCTCCCAAAGTCCATATCTCAAGGATCAAATGTTttgattaaaaatataaaaaattagaAGTTATAGTATGTTGACTTTATTTTGATGGATAATGGGAATCAAAGAGACTTTTTACTGTGTGATTTTTGTAAAAAAGTAGCATATTTTTGGTTAGTGCTTGGAAATAATATGTGATTTTGATTTGGAGGACTCTAATAATGCTcttatttgtctgtttgtgaAAATCTCCCTGCATGCAGGCTATATGAAATAGATGGTATGGAATTGTGACTTATTCTAATACTGGAAATCAAAGAAACTTTTTactgtgtgatttttttttaaagtagcatATTTTACTAAGTTATTTGGAAataacataataaaaataacatgtGCATTTGGTATGGCGGATTCTACCAATGctcatattttttgttttgtgaaaaTGTCCATGCAAGTAGGCCATGTGAAATAAATATTGTGTGTGATTATATAAGATTGAATCCCTTCAGAGGACCACTGTATGCGTATCAAAAATCTGCAACCTGGACAGAAACATTATGTTCAGAAAACACAGTGTGATTAAAAAACTGCCCTGGGAGAACATCTCAGGAAATGAACATCCACACAAAGAGATGAATCTCGACATCGCAGTGTCAGTCTCCTGCTCTCTGTGACCTGGTCATTTTTACACGAGAAGACTCGACAGCGCCCTCTTGTGATGGATATATGGAGCCGTGCAAATCCCTGGAATCAATGGAATACGACTCATCGGTGTGCGCAGGCGCATTGCAGACCGAGGCGGAAACACGGAAGACCCACGATAGAAGAGAACAGGCAACACCTCAACGTAATCTCCCCCTCAGAACTAGTTTCAGGAAACAATAACGGTCGTGCATCGGATTCGGGGTCAGGTTTAACTTCACTCTGGTGCTGACAGCGTGTGAGTAATGATGGTGTCTATAATGCATCTGTAGCCGAAGCTGCTTCTGCCTCGTTGGAACCCAAAACAAACTGTTAGCAAGCTCCGTAGTGGCGTCATCAGCTGAAGAAGATGCCAGCTCGTAACGTTGTGTCCAGCGACACGCCGAACAGCAAAGTGAGGTACTCCAGGTTGGCCTCTGATGATGACGGCTACACGGATTTACAGGTAAGACGCATTGGATGACGTTAGGAAACCCACTCTAAGATCAGGATAGCATAGCATACATTTTATGAAATTGTGTTTAAATGATCCATGTTGAATGCTTCTGAGGCATTATAACAtaatatagatacatacatatatatatacacacatattcatattcatagtgATTATAGACTGAGGGTAGATTCACCCACTTCAACAAGTTAACTTTGTGGCAGCAATTCTGGGCATAAAGGGCTACCCCAGTAATCCATGCTGCAGAGGCAGACATTACCTGACTGTAAGCACCTAGTATGGGTCAATGTCCAAAATAGTTGATCCTacatatcccacaatgcaacctgATAGTGACGTAGTTCCATCACACAACGAGAAAGTGTTCTCAAGTTTGCATTAGAAATATCAAGAGAAAGctgttttatacatatattactgGACTAGTTTTAAGAAATAGTAGAcacaaaataattgtatttaatatgttttattcCATTATCAGAGAAAAATATGGTCctgggttttttattttgtgtcctGTCTTTCCATggatctgtttgtttgtttttcacgtGGCATCCATGGGGTTCCTGCTCTTAGCCAACTTCACGTGAAAGCAACATTATTGCCTCATACTTGGAAAGCTCCTTCAGAGTCACAAATGtcataaaacaaatgttttcacATGGCTGAATAACACTCAATGTCTCATAAATACAGTAGCTTTGTTGAGGAGATTTTTTGAATGTTCATCATagtttagttttagtttagttccaAGGAATGCAATGCATAACCAACCAACACATCTTCAAACACATAATGTAAATTACAGTTTCACGGCTCACAGTCAGTAAGACGTTTACTTCTCCAATAAGTTCAAGTACATTATCAGCCTGAGTATCTTTTACTGGGCAGTTCAGTACATATCCTGAGCATGAGTGTGCATGCTGTGTCAgaacaaaaagtgttttaataaaatattctaCCTCCTCCGTAGTTCAAAAGAAGCCCACCCAAAGTCCCATACAAAGCCATAGCACTCGCCACAGTCCTCTTCCTAATCGGCTCGCTGTTGATCATCATTGGCTCGCTTCTCCTGGCGGGATACTTTGGAGTCGCCGTGAGTACCCGTGTGACGTGCAGAGTTTTTTCAACATGAAGAATAATTTCACGTTATTGAAATcaatattttctctcttttagcACTCAGACCGAACTGTGCCTGTCCTTATCATTGGGATCCTTGTCTTCCTCCCTGGATTTTACCATCTACGAATAGCTTACTATGCATCCAAGGGCTACCGGGGCTACTCCTATGATGACATCCCAGACTTTGATGACTGATAGAAACCACAGCTTCAGTCTTCTTATACTCGTATATAAACTACCAATATTCTccttttgcttatttaaaaggCACTGACTTTTTGAAAGGAAATAAGCTTTCAATAGATTCTGTAAATTGATTTCATCTAAATCTGGATGATTTTAATGTCGCTGTCAGAGGGTTATATGCCGAGGTATTTGGTGCCAGCCTGCTGTAATGAAGTCAAATCAGTCTCCggcattgtttttttgttttgttagccTAATAAATCATTAAGACTGTAATTTGATGTGTATatcttgtatttgtttatttatatcctTTAGATCAGTCATCCCAAACCACCGGTCCTTTGGTAACGGGCTGCACAGAATTTTCTTTGAGTatttaaaagtattttattGATTATCGAGgtctgaaatgttttatttagaaaaattAACAGATACATCCGTCTCTTGACACATCGGTCACGTGATCCATTACTCTAAATATTAACAAGCTTGCGAGGCCTTTGGAGAGCTTCTTTTAGAAAAGGGTGAACGGCCCGACTAGGAGACAGAAGAATTCTATCATTTGTTTTTGGACTCGAGTTCATCATTAGCCGGAACAGTCGACCAGACATCCTCCTTGAAATACAACAAACATTATACAGAATTCAAATGGTGGGTCTGACTAGTGTTCCTATGGGTACCAGCACATGTTTGTGTCAAAGGAAATGAAATGGCAGATAAAGAATTACAATTTCAGTAAAGCAAAAACCAAAAGCATTATTAAAACGAGGTTAAAGGAAAAGTGGCAGAAGGACAGAAAAGG
It contains:
- the tmem230b gene encoding transmembrane protein 230b — translated: MPARNVVSSDTPNSKVRYSRLASDDDGYTDLQFKRSPPKVPYKAIALATVLFLIGSLLIIIGSLLLAGYFGVAHSDRTVPVLIIGILVFLPGFYHLRIAYYASKGYRGYSYDDIPDFDD